From the genome of Blautia pseudococcoides, one region includes:
- a CDS encoding conjugal transfer protein, producing the protein MFKKKEKPVKEKKVRTVKVGTHKKSVIVLWMVLIASVSFGVYKNFTAIDMHTVHETETIQLRLNDTNGIENFVKNFCKSYYTWDNSKEAMEARTQAISNYLIKELQDLNLDTIRTDIPTSFVVTNVLIWDIEQSGTDDFIATYEVDQQIKEGEQTNNVKATYTVKVHVDKDGDMVIVQNPTLAPAIEKSDYEPKAQEADASVDADTVNDATAFLETFFKLYPTATEKELAYYVAGNVLEPIGRDYLYSELVNPVFTADGDNVKVKVAVKFIDNQTKATQVSQFELVLHKDSNWKIVG; encoded by the coding sequence ATGTTTAAAAAGAAAGAAAAACCAGTAAAAGAAAAAAAGGTGCGTACTGTCAAAGTAGGCACGCATAAGAAATCTGTGATTGTATTGTGGATGGTGCTTATCGCAAGTGTGAGTTTTGGAGTTTATAAGAACTTTACCGCTATTGATATGCACACGGTACATGAAACAGAAACCATTCAGCTAAGACTAAATGACACCAACGGGATTGAAAACTTTGTGAAGAACTTCTGCAAGTCCTACTATACATGGGACAACAGCAAAGAAGCTATGGAAGCAAGGACGCAGGCAATCAGTAACTATCTGATAAAGGAATTGCAGGACTTGAACCTTGATACCATTAGAACGGATATACCGACCAGTTTCGTTGTTACAAATGTGTTGATTTGGGATATAGAACAGTCTGGAACGGACGATTTTATCGCTACCTACGAAGTAGATCAGCAGATAAAAGAGGGAGAACAGACAAACAATGTCAAGGCAACCTATACCGTCAAAGTCCATGTAGATAAAGACGGCGATATGGTTATCGTGCAGAACCCGACCCTTGCACCAGCGATTGAAAAGTCCGACTATGAACCAAAGGCACAAGAAGCCGACGCAAGCGTGGACGCTGATACCGTCAATGACGCTACGGCATTTTTAGAAACATTCTTTAAGCTGTACCCGACAGCAACCGAAAAAGAACTTGCCTACTATGTAGCTGGCAATGTGCTTGAACCTATCGGCAGGGACTACCTCTATTCAGAATTAGTCAATCCTGTGTTTACGGCGGACGGGGACAATGTGAAAGTCAAAGTTGCTGTGAAATTCATTGACAATCAGACAAAGGCAACGCAGGTATCACAGTTTGAGCTTGTGCTACATAAGGATAGCAACTGGAAGATTGTAGGATAA
- a CDS encoding glycoside hydrolase family 2 TIM barrel-domain containing protein codes for MKESNQKRIKESFSRKSYKQYKRRFSIRNGGLFMKKELYNSGWEFSLGSESFAGLNLGGYRNAEKKTVQLPHDFVIAKDVSENAAGGRDSGFYEGDIGYYENTIWMPDKLPGSVMLNFDGVYRNCEIKVNGIPAGEHKYGYTSFIVDITRFLKSGENNVSVMVDTLPDPSARWYTGGGIYRDVHIFTGAARHIAPNGICVNTVDLSEHAAAVEVEVKLEGKTDSITKEEIIFTLSDNTGSVVVNKKCKVNSLTPDVVKTVFSVEEAKLWSLENPNLYELKVELINHDMVTDTDSITTGIRIISLDNKNGLCLNGKNIKLRGGCVHHDNGILGAVSVYDIEARKISKLKAAGYNAIRSAHNPPSSALLEACDRLGMLVLDEAFDMWKIAKGTYDYHRDFNAYWKKDIQSMVIRDRNHPSVFMWSIGNEIPDLANESGLDTMKALVDAVREIDNTRTVIVAGTGLERWNQDDLDAAMEKYGKRDHTVSEMSCEMESMFPSDVDSDITKTIAEYTGVIDTHYCYFRNDALIKNYPDAVIMGSESYAETTDLAIESMDEHPQVIGDFVWTCWDHMGEAGLGRCIHVSKDEEIRYNNFFYKMEVMIKTPYPYRTSNCGDFDLNGNATVQSMFRQVVWGDKGTYIAVQPPKIHDMYEVRILGFSWPEEKMHWNFREDEGKLVKVTVYSGADQVELFLNGKSYGKKPAGKIARYQALFETEYEPGTIEAVSYTNGVEVSRKCIETTGNVTRIKTFPETLTADSNINSLICVPIELQDENGRRVVDAEIKVSAEVTGEGILAGFGSAVPYTDENYTKGCFTSYEGRLMAIIRSTGNPGEVKLRIKSDHLPDENVSMNFN; via the coding sequence ATGAAAGAAAGTAATCAGAAAAGGATAAAAGAGAGTTTCAGCAGGAAATCTTATAAGCAGTATAAACGTAGATTTAGTATAAGAAATGGAGGCTTATTTATGAAAAAAGAACTTTATAATTCAGGATGGGAATTTAGCTTGGGTTCGGAATCTTTTGCAGGTCTTAACCTTGGGGGATATCGAAATGCAGAGAAAAAAACAGTTCAGTTACCTCATGATTTTGTGATCGCAAAGGATGTTTCAGAAAATGCGGCGGGGGGACGTGATTCGGGTTTTTATGAAGGAGACATTGGGTATTACGAGAATACCATTTGGATGCCGGATAAATTACCAGGTTCAGTAATGCTGAACTTTGATGGAGTGTATAGAAACTGTGAAATAAAAGTAAATGGAATCCCGGCCGGCGAACATAAATATGGTTATACATCATTTATTGTTGATATCACGAGATTTTTGAAGTCAGGTGAAAATAATGTTTCCGTTATGGTTGATACACTTCCTGATCCAAGTGCCAGATGGTATACGGGCGGAGGAATATACAGAGACGTGCATATTTTTACAGGCGCGGCCAGACATATTGCACCTAATGGAATTTGTGTCAATACAGTAGATCTGTCAGAACATGCAGCAGCAGTTGAGGTCGAAGTGAAGCTGGAAGGAAAGACGGATTCCATTACGAAAGAAGAAATAATTTTTACTTTATCGGACAATACCGGAAGCGTAGTTGTCAATAAAAAATGCAAGGTAAATTCATTGACACCAGACGTAGTAAAAACAGTGTTTTCTGTGGAAGAAGCAAAACTTTGGAGTTTAGAGAATCCTAATCTGTATGAACTAAAGGTCGAACTGATTAATCACGACATGGTAACTGATACAGATTCAATCACCACAGGTATCCGAATCATATCTCTTGATAACAAAAATGGACTTTGCTTAAATGGAAAGAATATTAAGCTTCGTGGAGGCTGCGTTCACCACGATAATGGTATATTGGGAGCTGTATCTGTATATGATATTGAGGCAAGAAAAATTAGTAAATTAAAGGCGGCCGGCTACAACGCCATACGTTCAGCACACAATCCACCATCTTCTGCACTACTTGAAGCCTGTGACAGACTTGGGATGCTTGTATTGGACGAAGCATTTGACATGTGGAAAATTGCAAAAGGTACATATGATTACCATCGTGATTTTAATGCATACTGGAAAAAAGATATTCAGTCCATGGTAATTAGAGACAGAAATCATCCTTCAGTATTCATGTGGAGTATTGGGAATGAAATTCCGGATTTAGCCAATGAATCAGGATTAGATACAATGAAGGCACTTGTAGATGCGGTGAGAGAGATTGATAACACTCGAACGGTTATTGTGGCAGGAACTGGGCTGGAAAGGTGGAATCAGGATGATCTGGATGCAGCAATGGAGAAGTATGGGAAACGCGACCATACTGTTTCTGAGATGAGCTGTGAGATGGAGTCAATGTTTCCGTCAGATGTAGATTCGGACATAACCAAAACTATTGCAGAATATACGGGTGTAATTGATACACATTATTGCTATTTTAGAAATGATGCTTTAATAAAGAACTACCCTGATGCCGTTATTATGGGCTCTGAATCCTATGCAGAAACGACTGATCTGGCAATAGAATCCATGGATGAACATCCACAGGTAATCGGAGATTTTGTGTGGACCTGCTGGGATCATATGGGTGAGGCCGGACTAGGAAGATGCATACATGTATCAAAGGATGAAGAGATAAGGTACAATAATTTCTTTTACAAAATGGAGGTTATGATAAAAACTCCATATCCATACAGGACCTCAAACTGTGGAGATTTTGATTTGAATGGAAATGCCACAGTTCAAAGTATGTTTCGTCAGGTCGTTTGGGGGGATAAGGGTACTTATATTGCAGTACAACCGCCCAAAATCCATGATATGTATGAAGTGAGAATTCTTGGTTTTAGCTGGCCTGAGGAAAAGATGCACTGGAACTTTCGAGAGGATGAAGGTAAGCTGGTCAAAGTTACTGTATATTCAGGTGCTGACCAGGTGGAACTTTTCTTAAACGGGAAAAGCTATGGAAAAAAACCTGCAGGTAAAATTGCCAGATATCAGGCTTTATTTGAAACTGAGTATGAACCTGGTACAATTGAGGCAGTAAGCTATACAAATGGTGTTGAGGTATCTAGAAAATGTATTGAAACAACCGGCAATGTTACAAGAATAAAAACATTTCCGGAGACTCTGACAGCAGATAGTAATATTAACAGTCTTATTTGTGTGCCAATTGAACTTCAAGATGAAAACGGACGCAGAGTAGTTGATGCAGAAATCAAGGTTAGTGCAGAAGTAACCGGTGAAGGCATTTTAGCCGGATTTGGGAGTGCCGTACCGTACACTGACGAAAATTATACAAAGGGATGTTTTACCAGTTATGAAGGGCGCCTCATGGCAATTATCAGAAGTACAGGAAATCCCGGAGAGGTTAAGCTGCGTATTAAGTCTGATCACTTACCAGATGAAAATGTATCGATGAATTTCAACTAA
- a CDS encoding MFS transporter, with amino-acid sequence MNTIKEEKHLSFIQKIGYGIGDAGSNLSWTFIASFILIYCTDTLGISSAVVGTLLLISKVLDGISDVFMGRIIDATHSKMGKARFWYFISGFPVAAFTYFLFSVPGSIDQNTKYVYVFVIYTLIGAVFYTMNNIAYSSLTALCTKNQKDRVEMGSYRSLFAIIAVLILSSVTSGLVENFGGGQHGWSMVALIYSIISLILLEIPVLAVKELPAEELGDGQQGKEDKVGFLAAMVLLCKNKYFLMILGLYLVMYLAGGITGGMGIYFATYQLGNPALLGTLSFASLIPIMAALPFVAKLTAKYGIRNVCIVGHAVGVLGAILIILGGIKGNFPLVMSGFILKALGSAPQSGATNALIAEVDEYSYLKFGHRLTGTIYSCSSVGLKVGTGLGTALCGYLLALGGYDGTAANQTVMAISTINWSYLLAQALLPILSIVLFYFLKVEKDNRSLRGKQVNERK; translated from the coding sequence ATGAACACCATAAAAGAGGAGAAGCATTTGTCATTTATACAGAAAATTGGATATGGAATTGGTGATGCTGGTTCCAACTTATCTTGGACCTTTATCGCATCATTTATATTAATCTATTGTACTGATACACTTGGGATTAGTTCTGCAGTAGTCGGAACTTTGTTACTGATTTCAAAAGTTTTGGATGGTATCAGTGATGTTTTTATGGGTAGAATTATTGATGCTACCCATAGTAAGATGGGAAAAGCAAGATTTTGGTATTTTATTAGTGGATTTCCAGTAGCAGCTTTTACATATTTCTTGTTTAGTGTACCAGGAAGTATTGATCAAAATACAAAATATGTATATGTTTTTGTTATATATACATTGATTGGTGCAGTATTTTATACAATGAACAATATTGCTTACTCTTCATTAACGGCTCTTTGTACAAAGAACCAGAAGGATAGAGTGGAAATGGGAAGTTATCGTTCACTTTTTGCTATTATTGCAGTACTTATACTGAGTTCCGTTACAAGTGGGCTTGTTGAAAACTTTGGTGGTGGTCAGCACGGATGGAGTATGGTCGCACTCATTTATTCGATTATCAGCCTAATACTTTTAGAAATTCCAGTACTTGCGGTAAAAGAACTTCCAGCAGAAGAGTTGGGAGATGGTCAGCAGGGTAAAGAAGATAAAGTTGGTTTCTTAGCGGCTATGGTCTTATTGTGCAAGAATAAATACTTTTTGATGATATTGGGACTGTATTTGGTTATGTATCTGGCAGGTGGTATTACAGGTGGTATGGGTATCTACTTTGCTACTTATCAGTTAGGAAATCCAGCACTTCTTGGAACTCTTAGTTTTGCCAGTTTAATTCCAATTATGGCTGCATTACCTTTCGTTGCAAAACTTACAGCTAAATATGGAATCAGAAATGTATGTATAGTCGGACACGCTGTTGGTGTTCTGGGAGCGATACTCATTATTTTGGGTGGAATAAAAGGAAACTTTCCATTAGTAATGTCAGGATTTATTTTGAAAGCTTTGGGCTCTGCACCACAATCAGGCGCAACGAATGCTTTAATTGCTGAAGTTGATGAGTATTCCTATCTGAAATTTGGTCACAGACTGACTGGAACTATTTATTCATGCTCTTCTGTAGGTCTTAAGGTAGGAACTGGGTTAGGAACAGCTTTATGTGGATACCTTCTTGCTTTAGGAGGATATGACGGTACAGCGGCAAATCAGACAGTTATGGCTATTTCTACAATCAACTGGTCTTATCTCTTAGCGCAGGCACTGCTTCCAATTCTTTCAATTGTTCTTTTCTATTTTCTTAAAGTAGAAAAAGACAATAGATCATTACGAGGAAAACAGGTGAATGAAAGAAAGTAA
- a CDS encoding sensor histidine kinase: MRIYIISIISIIILNVIIISLVIRWYRNNILRQYNNFLNKADEILSGKPIDIMYDESIDSAISERLNRIVEISRMQKEVAEEERDIIKSLLSNISHQIRTPLTNITLYAGLLKDEVKESSAFRLADKIEKNAEKLEFFMKELLKSSYAEQEIISVKPKIVELDKVMKKSCQSVELDAMKKNIHVSSEYTNYKVFADLKWTEEVFTNIIENAIKYSPNGTEIIIKSILYESFVCVQIIDNGIGIPEQEQGKIFQRFYRGSNVTDKQGFGIGLYLAREVLRKQQGYMKIKSGLNNGTTVEVFLSRRAF; the protein is encoded by the coding sequence ATGCGTATCTATATTATTTCGATTATTAGTATTATAATTTTAAATGTTATTATTATCAGCTTAGTTATTCGTTGGTATAGAAATAATATTTTACGCCAGTATAATAACTTTTTAAATAAAGCTGATGAAATACTTAGCGGAAAACCGATAGATATTATGTATGATGAATCTATAGATTCAGCTATTTCTGAAAGGCTAAACCGTATTGTTGAAATATCTCGTATGCAAAAAGAGGTGGCTGAGGAAGAAAGAGATATAATAAAATCTTTGTTGTCTAACATTAGTCACCAAATCCGAACGCCACTAACAAATATTACACTATATGCTGGATTGTTGAAAGATGAAGTAAAAGAATCATCTGCTTTTCGATTAGCTGATAAAATAGAAAAAAATGCAGAAAAATTAGAGTTTTTTATGAAAGAACTGCTAAAATCTTCATATGCAGAGCAGGAAATAATTTCGGTTAAACCTAAGATAGTTGAATTAGATAAGGTGATGAAAAAAAGCTGTCAATCTGTGGAATTGGACGCAATGAAAAAAAATATTCATGTGAGTTCAGAATACACTAATTATAAAGTTTTTGCTGACCTTAAATGGACAGAAGAAGTTTTTACAAATATTATTGAAAATGCAATAAAATACTCACCGAATGGAACTGAAATAATTATTAAATCTATTTTATATGAATCTTTTGTATGTGTTCAAATTATAGATAATGGAATAGGCATACCAGAGCAGGAACAAGGAAAGATATTTCAAAGATTTTATCGAGGAAGCAATGTAACTGATAAACAAGGCTTTGGTATTGGATTATATTTAGCAAGAGAAGTTTTAAGAAAACAACAAGGATACATGAAAATAAAATCTGGGTTGAATAACGGAACTACCGTTGAAGTTTTTTTGTCCCGTAGAGCATTTTAA
- a CDS encoding response regulator transcription factor, producing the protein MTTKKQKSVMILEDDTDLAEGIELSLQSEDLKFVICKTIADARKALGLYQFDLLIFDINLPDGSGLEFCRELKRELKMPIALLTAKGMEMDIVKGLESGADDYITKPFSLMVLRARIRALLRRNITTSEQEFRNSVFLFRFETMEFYKNGIPLELSKTEQRILYLLVSNPNRILTRERLLEWVWPEGTEYVEDNALSVGIRRLRDKIEDDSSIPLYIKTAYGKGYIWESM; encoded by the coding sequence ATGACAACTAAAAAACAAAAATCCGTTATGATATTAGAAGATGATACAGATTTGGCAGAAGGTATTGAATTATCTTTGCAAAGTGAAGATTTAAAATTTGTAATATGTAAAACGATAGCTGATGCAAGAAAAGCACTAGGACTTTATCAGTTCGATTTGCTTATATTTGACATCAATCTTCCCGATGGCAGTGGATTAGAATTTTGTCGAGAATTGAAACGAGAATTAAAAATGCCGATTGCTTTATTAACAGCAAAAGGTATGGAAATGGATATAGTAAAAGGTTTGGAAAGCGGAGCGGATGATTACATTACAAAACCTTTCAGTTTAATGGTTCTTCGTGCTAGAATTAGAGCTTTACTTAGACGGAATATTACAACAAGTGAACAAGAGTTTAGAAATTCTGTTTTTTTGTTTCGTTTTGAAACTATGGAATTTTATAAAAATGGAATCCCTCTGGAATTAAGTAAAACAGAACAGCGGATTTTATATCTGCTTGTATCGAATCCGAATAGAATTTTAACAAGGGAACGATTACTTGAATGGGTATGGCCAGAGGGAACAGAATATGTTGAAGATAATGCCTTATCTGTTGGAATAAGACGTTTAAGAGATAAGATTGAAGATGATTCATCTATTCCACTATATATAAAAACTGCTTATGGCAAAGGCTATATTTGGGAGAGTATGTAA
- a CDS encoding alpha/beta hydrolase family protein, which translates to MVNWDQRNVGKTYFANDPAAVLQTMCAERVLEDVHEVTTYLKQQFNKEKIILAGHSWGTVLGTFSSSRTSPVSFLFLNS; encoded by the coding sequence GTGGTGAACTGGGATCAGCGCAATGTGGGTAAAACATACTTTGCGAACGATCCTGCAGCAGTTTTACAGACCATGTGTGCGGAGCGTGTTCTGGAAGACGTCCATGAGGTGACGACATATCTGAAGCAACAGTTCAACAAGGAGAAAATTATCCTCGCAGGCCATAGCTGGGGGACAGTGCTGGGAACATTCAGTTCATCCAGAACATCGCCAGTCAGCTTTTTATTCTTGAATTCATAG